The sequence AGTGCAATTTAGATGCTACTTTCcgcttctttttttggttttgttttgtttttgactgGTAACTCTTCAAACCCACCATAATGCACCCTAGACTGGATCACAAGCTTGCGTGACCGAGCTTGGCTACTTTTCTATTTTGACTTCTGttagttttataataaaataaaataaaaatggtaagaAACCTTGAAATAATCGATTTTCGTTGGACACCTTACTTGTCTTCCCTTGAATTCTCTCCACTTCTTCTccttagagaaagaaaaaacgATGACCCTTCAAGTACATTTTGTTCACTATTGTGAACACGATGTACTCTTCTCAATAAAGTATTTAttaccaatccaaaaaaaaaaaaaaaaatgatgacccTTTTCCTCTTTACCCatcattctttcttttgttgtttttaggtGATGAGCATAATGCTCACTAAAATGTTGATAAATATGTCCtaaattaaaaatcctgaaTGCTTCGACGAGCTATGGATAACAAATGACACAGATGATCATATAtggtttagttttgttttgttcaatcTGTTGTCATATTATAGCTCTTTCTGCAATATTTGCCTTAATAAGTTTCAGCACTTCAAATATCCAATTGGTTGAAGTTGTCATAACATAGAGCTGTATGCAATGGTTTCTGAAGGAAAGTTGTGAGTCTTGGGTGACAGTTCTGTATGTAAAGCaattaaaatatgaataaaataattcattttgtTACATAATATTTCCCGTGGAATATGTTGCCTTTTGGTTTAAGACATTCATAGTTTGGATAATGATGTCACTAGTTAAAATGGAAATTTTGTATTGGATAATGGTGTTATCAAGTGTAGCTGACTGCTTAACAAATACATGCTATCTCCACATGAATTTTATATAGACCACTTGTCTTTACTGTAAATTCAGATGGGCATAGCTGATGCAATTTTGGACCTTGTGAGTAGTGGAACAACACTGAAAGAAAACAACTTGAAAGAAATTAAAGGCGGAATTGTGTTGGAAAGCCAGGTTAGCTATCTTGGACCTTGCCAAGCATCAGATTTTGTAGTTTCTAGAATGCTCTTAAAAGAGGGACTTCAGGCAACTGCTTTTGTGACACggttaattttgcattttgtcTTTATCACATCTTGTCTTGCAACATTCTTCAGGCTGTTCTTGTTGCAAGCCGGAAAGCATTGATCCAGAGGAAAGGTGCATTGGACATAACGCATGAGATTCTTGAAAGATTGGAGGCACATTTGAGGGCTGTTGGTCAGTTCACAGTATGTCATGTTCTTCTGCTGGGGctgcattttatttaaatttagttttatgGTGCTTACACACTTAACTGGCAGGTTACTGCAAACATGAGGGGAAGTAGTGCAGAGGAAGTGGCTGAGAGAGTACTGAGTCAGCCATCATTATCTGGACTGCAGGTGTGCTTTGGAATGAAATCAATCACTTTCCTTCTCCCAACTAAGTTTCCCCCAATggttttttataagtaataaaaaattttaaaatggaaaGGCTCTGGCCCTAGTACACTGGAAGTATAAAGAGAGGCACAAAGAAatctaagaacacaaaaaaaataaaaatctaagatccaaaatttccaaaaaaaagtaagaagCAAAGCCCTCAATCGCCCTCAAGGTTTCccatttttagttttcatattTGGATGAGTGAATCACAAATCatgatttggatttttaatcACCATTCCTGAATTTCAAGAGCTTTTCTTAATCCGTTATATTTGTGCAGGGACCTACTGTAAGTCCAGTATTTCGTAAACGTGATGGGAAGGTAGCCTCAGATTACTTTGCCATAGTCATATGTGTACCCAAAAAGGCATTGTACAAGTCTGTAAAACAACTGAGAGCGGTGagcctttttattatcttttttttacaagttcatttttttatctctatgtaatattaattatttgtaCGTATGCTTGTGTTTCTGTCTCTCCTTATGTGTCATGAGGAAAATGTTAGTTCTTTGGCTCAGACTTGTGTGTCATTTTGTGGCTTGGATTGATATTTTCCCATTAGACTAGTGTTTAGCCTTTTGGATTAAAAGATAATACTAGAGTAGCAAATGTTTTAGATCTGTGAGGTATCTGCTCTTTCTCTGATGGATAATTTTACAGAATTAACCAGCTTTTGAAAGGTTCACCTCTCCCCCCTAGGATTGATAAGATCTTTTAATGTATGGACAAGCTAGGTATTTCGTAAGAAACAAATGTCTTGACCTTTTCAATTGAAACCAGCTTGTTTTTAAACAGGTTGGTTCAACTTAACCTGGTATGACATGCAGGTTTGTCCAGTTTATGTAGCACCAGTTACTGAGTTTTGCGACTTAACGTGTAGATTCTGAACTCATAAGAAATATCTGTGCCCATCTTCTGTATTGaactatataatatatgttaaaAGACAAGGACACTATTTTCTGgcatctctcatctctctagGGATTTTTGTATCTGGTTCCACATTGAATTGAGTTTCCCCGTCCAGAAATTCACCTGCAAACTTAATTGTTTGGATATTGGCTGATGCAAGTTGGAGGCAGTGGAGTTCTTGTTTCCCCTTTGACCTACATTTTTGATGAAGAGACTCCAAGATGGCACGAGCTTCTCAGAAAACTTGGACTTTAGTCCATTGTAGTAATTGTGTTGAGCATGTTATTGCAGCTATGCTGTTTGCATCAATGTTGAAGAGTTTTTTGTGCTCATCCCAGCTAGAAGGCAGACTTGATCATACACGATGTACTTTAGTAATGAATTTTTTCAAGCAATTTTTgtgatcttattttttatatttatattattgacttttttttttttttgtttacatatattttgtttattgctcTGCAATGTATATTGCACAGGCATGGGACTAGTTGTAGTTTATTTGGTTGTTAGAGCTCACTTGTGGACATGATGGGTTGCTGTTTCATTGTAATTATTCTCACTCCCACATCAAGCCGATCATTGCAGATAAAGGCTTTCAACATATGTAGCTGCCTCGATTTTTGGGTTGGGATTATATAATGTACCTGTATAGATTTAATCTGTCAAATTGTATTCTATCAATTTGTAATAGCATTCTAAACTCATTCCAACACGTTTAACTTCTGTCTCCCGCATTAAAACCTTTTCACCATTCTTTGAGGCGCACATAGGCCTCAAACAAGTGCCCAAATATGGAATGGTCGCTAATCTGGTCCAAGATTCCTTCATCTCCCATAGCTGAATACACAAGTTTTTGCGGGATTTGTCGGTGCACACAGATAGACACAGGCGTTCTCCAAAAGTCCCCAGCTCCTATAAACTCGATGTATAGAAACGTTTTCCTGATGATCCGTCTCTTATGCAATGCAAAACAGATTCAGGCCATGGCAGCttatgaaatattttctttgctaattcaaaataaatgattgACGGCTTCACATATTTCCTAGCACTCCAATAAATTGCCCCATTGCGGTAGGTAGTATTTGGGATCAATGGAACACTGTGGTTACAAATATTGTCCACATCCACCAGAATTGTCTTCCAAGTAAAGGTCTTGAGTGAAAAGATCTCAATCCTTTTTATATCAAAAGGGAAAATCTTGTAGGGCCTTACTATCAGTGGAATAATAATAGCTAAAACCAAAACGGTAAAACCAACAAGACATTGAATCAGGTGTTGATGTTGGTCTTGGTATGTTTTTGCAACTTTTGGTAGATGGGTTCCAAACCAAATATTTGGATGTACGTTTACGCCtattatatattattcaatACATACCAAGCCATTGCAAGAAGCCAAGTTTGTCTCAACATATTCTTCACCCCACAATGGAAAACCTTGAAAATCAACATCAACTGGTTGACCAAGAGCACGGGTTTGAAATGGTGTTTCATAACCTAACGATAAACCACAATTGTTACTAAAAACAAGAACGTTCATGCTGGGTTTTTGAGATGCTCTCTGAAAATGGGATTTA is a genomic window of Quercus lobata isolate SW786 chromosome 2, ValleyOak3.0 Primary Assembly, whole genome shotgun sequence containing:
- the LOC115974034 gene encoding ATP phosphoribosyltransferase 2, chloroplastic-like yields the protein MEDDVESDDEVEALRDGLLAVKFSKDLKQRIRTPWLANLEVWFQRPKEIVRKLVSGDLDLGIVGFDTVSEYGQGNEDLILVHDALEYGDCHLSLAIPKYGIFENINSLKELAQMPQWTPEKPLRVATGFTYLGPKFMKENGLKCVTFSTADGALEAAPAMGIADAILDLVSSGTTLKENNLKEIKGGIVLESQAVLVASRKALIQRKGALDITHEILERLEAHLRAVGQFTVTANMRGSSAEEVAERVLSQPSLSGLQGPTVSPVFRKRDGKVASDYFAIVICVPKKALYKSVKQLRAVGGSGVLVSPLTYIFDEETPRWHELLRKLGL